A window from Kovacikia minuta CCNUW1 encodes these proteins:
- the murG gene encoding undecaprenyldiphospho-muramoylpentapeptide beta-N-acetylglucosaminyltransferase: protein MKTSPTRLLIAASGTGGHLFPAIAVAEQLPDYQIEWLGVPDRLENQLLPSQYPLHTVSVEGFQKRGFDSLRVLGKLIRSIWQVRRLLQRGKFQGVFTTGGYIAAPAAIAARSLGLPIILHESNALPGKVTRLLGPLCTTVALGFEAAAQYLPRAKTICVGTPVRAQFLVKADEVTPLSDLPIPANVPLIAVVGGSQGAVAVNKLVRQCAPAWLEEGIWIVHQTGDNDPDAKTLQHPHYFPLPFYTNMAGLLHRADLVISRAGAGTLTELAMTQTPSILIPYPFAAEDHQTYNAAIFVEAGAALMVQQSDLIPETVKTQVLHLLKEQPLGMEGKGTLQTMAEKAASLAVPDSAERLADLIRKTFGEG from the coding sequence GTGAAGACTTCACCGACCCGGTTACTAATTGCAGCCAGCGGCACCGGAGGCCATCTATTTCCGGCGATCGCGGTTGCCGAGCAGCTACCAGACTACCAGATTGAATGGTTGGGTGTTCCCGATCGCCTGGAAAACCAACTTCTTCCCTCCCAATATCCCCTCCATACCGTTTCTGTAGAAGGCTTCCAAAAACGAGGGTTTGATTCTTTGCGGGTCTTAGGGAAACTCATTCGCTCCATCTGGCAGGTACGGCGGTTGTTGCAACGGGGAAAATTTCAGGGCGTGTTTACGACTGGAGGGTATATTGCGGCTCCAGCGGCGATCGCCGCCCGCTCTCTCGGCTTGCCCATTATCCTTCATGAATCCAACGCCCTGCCCGGAAAAGTTACTCGCTTACTTGGTCCACTGTGTACTACCGTCGCTCTGGGGTTTGAAGCAGCGGCTCAGTACCTACCCCGTGCCAAAACCATTTGTGTAGGAACCCCAGTCCGGGCACAATTTCTTGTCAAGGCAGATGAGGTTACCCCTCTGTCAGATCTACCCATTCCGGCAAACGTTCCCTTGATAGCAGTGGTAGGGGGTAGTCAGGGCGCTGTTGCTGTCAACAAGCTGGTACGCCAATGTGCTCCAGCCTGGCTGGAAGAAGGCATCTGGATTGTTCATCAAACCGGAGACAACGACCCCGATGCCAAAACCCTTCAACATCCCCATTACTTTCCACTGCCCTTCTACACCAATATGGCGGGATTATTACACCGAGCCGATTTAGTCATTAGTCGTGCGGGAGCGGGAACCTTAACTGAATTAGCCATGACCCAAACGCCATCCATTCTGATTCCCTATCCCTTCGCGGCTGAAGATCATCAAACCTACAATGCTGCGATTTTTGTTGAAGCTGGGGCAGCTCTGATGGTTCAGCAGTCTGACCTGATACCTGAAACAGTCAAAACACAGGTCTTGCATCTGCTGAAGGAGCAGCCTCTAGGGATGGAAGGTAAAGGAACCCTGCAAACAATGGCAGAGAAAGCGGCGAGTTTGGCTGTGCCTGACAGCGCCGAACGGTTAGCAGACCTAATCCGCAAAACCTTCGGTGAGGGATAG
- a CDS encoding nuclear transport factor 2 family protein: MRKSLNRPSQSAQHSILLHQAKPRHWKPFLITLGLVTTLGAVLHSGVVRAQKAEAVPPPELTNAISQIDTAASSHNVQSVLEYYSPNFTQSDGLTRQTLGQALTELWKRYPDLKYQTAIKSWKPEGKGISAETETRITGTQKVGNREWKIDSTLRSRQLFEDQKIVRQEVLAEKSQITSGKNPPTVLLNAPEQVKPGQQFNFDAIVQEPLGNDLLLGTALEEPVKPDGFINPTTADLEVLSAGGIYKVGRAPTTPENRWLSAVLVRQDGMTLVTQRVNVVGEKK, from the coding sequence ATGCGTAAGTCCTTGAATCGTCCATCGCAAAGTGCTCAACACAGCATTCTCTTGCACCAAGCGAAACCGCGGCACTGGAAACCCTTTTTAATTACGCTGGGCTTAGTCACTACCTTGGGAGCGGTGCTTCATTCTGGAGTTGTCAGGGCACAAAAAGCCGAAGCAGTTCCTCCTCCAGAACTGACCAATGCCATTTCCCAAATTGATACCGCTGCCAGCAGCCATAACGTTCAGAGTGTTTTGGAATATTACAGCCCCAACTTCACCCAGTCCGATGGTTTAACGCGCCAAACGTTAGGACAAGCCTTGACCGAACTGTGGAAACGCTATCCTGACCTGAAATATCAGACGGCTATAAAGTCCTGGAAACCCGAAGGAAAAGGGATTTCAGCCGAAACAGAAACCCGGATTACAGGCACTCAAAAGGTGGGAAACCGTGAATGGAAAATTGACTCTACCCTGCGATCGCGGCAGCTATTTGAAGACCAAAAAATTGTCCGGCAAGAAGTCTTAGCCGAAAAGAGCCAGATTACTTCTGGTAAAAATCCGCCGACTGTATTGCTGAATGCCCCAGAGCAGGTAAAACCTGGACAGCAGTTTAACTTCGATGCGATCGTCCAGGAGCCTCTGGGTAATGACCTGTTACTTGGCACAGCCCTGGAAGAACCCGTTAAACCGGATGGGTTTATCAACCCCACCACAGCAGACCTGGAGGTGCTCTCGGCAGGGGGCATCTACAAAGTTGGACGTGCCCCAACAACTCCCGAAAACCGTTGGCTTTCAGCCGTTCTGGTGCGCCAGGATGGAATGACTTTGGTAACCCAAAGGGTAAATGTGGTTGGGGAGAAGAAGTAG
- the rfbB gene encoding dTDP-glucose 4,6-dehydratase, translating to MRLVVEQNQALSREPRTILVTGGAGFIGSNFVHYWCQQYPGDRIVVLDALTYAGNRNNLAGLEGWANLRFVQGDICDRPLIDALLQEEGIDILAHFAAESHVDRSILGPDAFVRTNVIGTFTLLEAFRQYWLTNGQPTHFRFHHVSTDEVYGSLNPNDPGFSETTPYAPNSPYSASKAGSDHLVRAYYHTYGLPTLMTNCSNNYGPYHFPEKLIPLMCINILMGKGLPVYGDGQNIRDWLYVEDHCSAIDAVLHRGKPGETYNIGGNNEVKNIDLVHKLCELMDELATDLPVRPAHKLITFVKDRPGHDRRYAIDATKLRTEIGWTPAETVESGLRKTVQWYLTHRNWWQPLLSPEYQAYYKQVYTSV from the coding sequence ATGAGGCTCGTTGTGGAACAGAATCAAGCGCTATCAAGAGAACCCCGAACTATTCTAGTCACAGGAGGGGCGGGTTTTATTGGCTCTAACTTTGTGCATTATTGGTGTCAGCAGTATCCGGGCGATCGCATCGTCGTGTTGGATGCCCTTACCTATGCCGGTAATCGCAATAATTTGGCAGGGCTGGAGGGATGGGCGAATTTGCGGTTTGTGCAGGGGGATATCTGCGATCGCCCCCTGATTGATGCGCTACTCCAGGAAGAAGGAATTGATATTCTTGCCCACTTTGCCGCAGAGTCCCATGTCGATCGTTCTATTTTGGGACCCGACGCCTTTGTGCGCACCAATGTGATAGGTACTTTTACTTTGCTGGAGGCTTTTCGGCAATACTGGCTGACGAATGGACAACCAACTCACTTTCGCTTCCATCATGTTTCAACGGATGAGGTGTATGGCAGTCTGAATCCGAATGATCCAGGATTTTCGGAAACCACTCCCTATGCCCCCAATAGCCCCTACTCGGCGTCTAAAGCGGGAAGTGACCATTTGGTACGGGCATACTATCATACCTATGGGCTACCGACCTTGATGACCAACTGTTCCAACAATTACGGTCCCTATCACTTCCCCGAAAAATTAATTCCGCTGATGTGCATCAATATCCTGATGGGTAAAGGGTTACCCGTCTATGGAGATGGGCAAAACATCCGCGACTGGCTCTATGTGGAAGATCATTGCAGCGCGATCGATGCGGTTCTGCACCGGGGCAAACCGGGAGAAACCTACAACATCGGCGGCAACAATGAAGTCAAGAACATTGACCTGGTTCACAAACTTTGCGAGTTAATGGACGAGTTAGCGACCGATTTGCCCGTGCGTCCGGCTCACAAGCTGATTACCTTTGTCAAAGACCGCCCTGGTCACGATCGCCGATATGCGATCGATGCCACTAAACTGAGAACCGAAATCGGCTGGACTCCTGCCGAAACCGTCGAAAGCGGTCTCCGCAAAACGGTGCAGTGGTACTTAACCCACCGCAACTGGTGGCAACCCCTGCTTTCCCCTGAATACCAGGCGTATTACAAGCAGGTTTATACCAGTGTGTAA
- a CDS encoding glucose-1-phosphate thymidylyltransferase: MKAIILSGGKGTRLRPLTYTGAKQLVPVANKPILWYGIEAIVAAGITDIGIIISPETGDEVRTKTGDGDRFGANITYILQEKPAGLAHAVKVARPFLGDSPFVMYLGDNLIQSELGEFLNSFKEQHMDAMILLRPVPNPTSFGVAQVDDQGRVLHLVEKPKVPPSNLALVGIYFFANTIHAAIDRIQPSARGELEITDAIQDLINHQTHVEARQIEGWWLDTGKKDDLLEANQIILDTRLKSDIAGEVDEQSKTFGRVHIGTGSRLINCTVRGPVTIGNNCYLENCFIGPYSSIADQVTLIDIDLEHSVVLQGAKMTGIHQRIVDSVIGQRAQLRAAPQRPKALRFMIGDDSQIELT; this comes from the coding sequence ATGAAAGCAATCATTCTCAGTGGTGGAAAAGGCACACGCCTGCGACCTCTGACCTACACAGGAGCCAAGCAACTCGTTCCAGTCGCCAACAAACCAATTCTCTGGTACGGAATTGAAGCCATTGTGGCAGCGGGTATTACAGACATTGGCATCATCATCAGTCCCGAAACAGGAGATGAGGTCAGGACAAAAACGGGGGATGGCGATCGCTTCGGTGCCAACATCACCTACATTCTTCAGGAAAAACCCGCCGGGCTGGCTCACGCGGTTAAGGTAGCCCGTCCATTTCTGGGAGATTCGCCCTTTGTCATGTACCTGGGAGATAACCTGATTCAGAGCGAACTAGGCGAATTCCTAAATAGCTTCAAAGAACAGCACATGGATGCCATGATTCTGCTGCGTCCGGTGCCTAACCCAACTTCCTTTGGAGTTGCCCAGGTCGATGATCAGGGACGGGTGTTGCACCTGGTCGAAAAGCCAAAAGTTCCTCCCTCTAATCTGGCGTTGGTCGGTATCTATTTCTTTGCTAATACTATTCATGCGGCGATCGATCGCATCCAACCCTCTGCCCGAGGCGAGCTAGAAATCACCGACGCCATTCAGGATTTGATCAACCATCAAACCCATGTCGAAGCCCGCCAAATTGAGGGTTGGTGGTTAGACACAGGCAAGAAAGACGATCTCCTGGAAGCCAACCAAATTATTCTAGACACTCGCCTCAAGTCAGATATCGCGGGTGAAGTTGATGAACAAAGCAAAACCTTTGGACGGGTACATATTGGAACTGGCTCCCGATTAATTAATTGCACTGTGCGGGGTCCTGTCACAATTGGCAACAACTGTTATTTGGAAAATTGCTTTATCGGTCCCTATAGCAGCATCGCGGATCAGGTCACCCTGATTGACATTGACCTGGAGCATAGCGTTGTTCTCCAGGGTGCCAAGATGACGGGGATTCATCAACGAATTGTAGATAGTGTCATTGGTCAACGTGCCCAGCTCCGAGCTGCACCCCAGCGCCCTAAAGCGCTCCGATTCATGATTGGAGACGATTCCCAAATTGAATTGACATAG
- the rfbC gene encoding dTDP-4-dehydrorhamnose 3,5-epimerase gives MNILPTDIPDVLIIEPRVFGDERGFFFESYNEHAFAEKTGITARFVQDNHSRSCQNVLRGLHYQIQQPQGKLVRAVVGTIFDVAVDIRKGSPTFGQWVGCLLSAENKRLFWVPAGFAHGFLVISEVAEVLYKATDYYAPQHERSILWNDPDLAINWPLAVEPILSAKDQAGLPFMSADVYS, from the coding sequence ATGAATATTTTACCCACAGACATACCCGATGTACTAATTATTGAACCTCGTGTTTTTGGAGATGAGCGCGGTTTTTTCTTTGAAAGCTACAACGAGCACGCTTTTGCAGAGAAAACGGGGATAACAGCCCGGTTTGTTCAGGACAACCATTCCCGTTCCTGTCAAAACGTCCTACGAGGCTTACATTATCAAATTCAGCAGCCCCAGGGTAAGCTTGTGCGGGCAGTTGTGGGCACCATATTTGATGTCGCTGTAGACATTCGTAAGGGTTCACCAACGTTTGGGCAGTGGGTCGGTTGTTTATTAAGTGCCGAAAACAAGCGGTTGTTTTGGGTTCCCGCAGGGTTTGCCCACGGGTTTCTGGTTATTTCAGAAGTGGCTGAAGTTTTGTATAAGGCAACCGATTACTACGCTCCCCAGCATGAGCGATCAATTCTCTGGAATGACCCCGATCTGGCGATCAACTGGCCTCTAGCAGTGGAACCCATTCTGTCTGCAAAGGATCAAGCAGGGCTGCCTTTCATGAGCGCTGATGTCTACTCGTAA
- a CDS encoding isopenicillin N synthase family dioxygenase, translated as MAFRCIPVIDVSRLRSKNIDDRKDVAVEMGQASHEVGFFYITNHGIEDAIIEQTLAETKRFFDLPLEVKNQVTIANSPISRGFEPIGYQTLDQNAAPDFKEGFYIGVERGINDPLVQAGTPNHGANQWLPDLPGWRVQMEQYFALMSGLSRLLLRGLALSLEVDEHYFDAAIDNPMAILRLLHYPPQSVHAPADQWGCGTHTDWGTITILLQDQVGGLEVRTPDGNWVQAKPIPGTFVINLGDMMARWTNDYYQSTPHRVVNRSGKERYSIPFFFDANYHALVECIPTCQSPENPPRYARITAGEHIVEMYRRTYGNG; from the coding sequence ATGGCTTTTCGTTGCATCCCAGTGATTGATGTCAGTCGGTTGCGCTCTAAGAACATTGACGATCGCAAAGACGTCGCCGTAGAAATGGGTCAGGCATCGCACGAAGTGGGATTTTTCTACATCACTAACCACGGAATTGAGGATGCCATTATTGAGCAAACCCTTGCTGAAACGAAGCGGTTTTTTGATCTGCCGCTGGAAGTGAAAAATCAGGTGACGATCGCCAACTCCCCAATTTCACGCGGATTTGAACCCATCGGCTACCAAACACTGGACCAAAACGCAGCGCCTGATTTTAAGGAAGGCTTTTATATCGGCGTCGAACGGGGGATAAACGATCCGCTCGTTCAGGCGGGCACACCCAACCACGGTGCTAATCAATGGCTCCCAGACCTGCCTGGTTGGCGCGTGCAGATGGAACAGTACTTCGCGCTTATGTCAGGGTTGTCCCGGTTGCTCTTGCGTGGGTTGGCACTTTCCCTGGAAGTCGATGAACACTACTTTGATGCTGCGATCGACAATCCAATGGCAATTCTGCGGTTGCTTCACTATCCGCCTCAATCCGTTCATGCGCCTGCCGACCAGTGGGGGTGTGGCACCCACACCGACTGGGGCACCATCACCATTCTGCTGCAAGACCAGGTCGGAGGATTGGAAGTCCGCACTCCGGATGGCAACTGGGTTCAAGCCAAGCCTATTCCTGGCACATTTGTAATCAACCTGGGTGATATGATGGCACGCTGGACGAACGACTATTACCAATCTACTCCCCATCGCGTCGTTAATCGATCGGGCAAAGAACGGTATTCCATTCCATTCTTCTTTGACGCCAACTATCACGCCCTGGTGGAGTGTATTCCCACCTGCCAGAGTCCTGAGAACCCACCCCGATATGCCCGGATCACAGCTGGAGAACACATTGTGGAGATGTACCGCAGGACCTATGGGAATGGGTGA
- a CDS encoding 8-oxoguanine deaminase gives MPTLLVKNIHTLITMDAARREIRNGALFVRDRAIEQVGTTQELPATADEVLDLQGRYLVLPGLVNTHHHFYQTLTRVVPAAQDCDLFNWLTTLYPIWAKLTAEGVYVSAQMAAAELLLSGCTTASDHLYIYPNDCTLDDEIRAVQEIGMRFHASRGSMSVGESLGGLPPDSVVEKEPDILKDSQRLIEQYHDNSRHAMTRITLAPCSPFSVSQDLMRESAKMARLYPGVRLHTHLAENKSDVTYSLENFGMIPGDYAESVGWLGEDVWHAHCVQLSDDSILKFGKTGTGVAHCPCSNMRLASGIAPIRKMLDHNVPVGLGVDGSASNDAGNLIQEARTAFLLARVRDRDASAITAREILEIATLGGAKVLGRDDIGYLAPGMSADFIAINCDRPQFAGAHHDLVAALIFCQVHSVDYSFINGKRVVDQGRLTTVELETLVEKTNRIAQGMLES, from the coding sequence ATGCCTACCCTCCTTGTCAAAAACATTCATACTCTGATAACAATGGACGCGGCGCGGCGGGAGATCCGCAATGGGGCGTTGTTTGTTCGCGATCGGGCGATCGAACAGGTGGGAACAACGCAGGAACTTCCCGCCACTGCTGATGAAGTGTTGGACTTGCAGGGGCGTTATCTGGTGCTTCCCGGTTTGGTCAATACGCACCACCATTTTTACCAAACCTTGACGCGGGTCGTTCCAGCGGCGCAGGATTGCGACCTATTCAATTGGTTAACCACGCTGTATCCCATTTGGGCAAAGTTGACGGCAGAGGGAGTTTATGTCAGCGCTCAGATGGCAGCAGCAGAATTGCTCCTGTCAGGTTGTACGACTGCCAGTGATCATCTTTACATTTACCCCAATGATTGCACGCTGGATGATGAAATTCGGGCAGTTCAGGAAATAGGGATGCGGTTTCATGCCAGTCGAGGCAGCATGAGCGTGGGGGAAAGTCTAGGGGGACTGCCACCCGATTCGGTTGTGGAGAAGGAACCAGATATTCTGAAGGATTCGCAACGGTTAATCGAGCAGTATCATGACAATTCCCGCCATGCGATGACGCGAATTACGTTAGCGCCCTGCTCACCCTTTTCGGTATCCCAGGACTTGATGCGAGAGTCGGCTAAGATGGCACGGCTGTATCCAGGGGTACGGCTCCATACCCATCTGGCAGAGAACAAATCGGATGTGACCTACAGCCTGGAAAACTTTGGCATGATTCCGGGGGACTATGCGGAGTCGGTGGGATGGCTGGGTGAGGATGTCTGGCATGCCCATTGTGTCCAACTCAGTGATGACTCAATCTTAAAGTTTGGCAAAACAGGGACGGGCGTTGCCCACTGCCCCTGTAGTAACATGCGGCTTGCCAGCGGCATTGCACCTATCCGAAAGATGCTAGACCATAACGTGCCGGTTGGTTTGGGCGTCGATGGGTCTGCGTCTAACGATGCTGGAAATCTGATCCAGGAAGCCCGAACAGCATTTCTGCTTGCCCGTGTGCGCGATCGCGACGCTTCTGCCATAACTGCCAGGGAAATTTTGGAAATCGCTACCCTGGGGGGTGCTAAAGTGCTGGGCCGGGATGATATCGGCTATCTCGCTCCGGGTATGTCAGCGGATTTTATTGCAATTAACTGCGATCGGCCCCAATTTGCTGGAGCGCATCACGATCTGGTTGCCGCCCTGATTTTCTGCCAGGTGCACTCGGTTGACTACAGCTTTATCAATGGCAAAAGGGTTGTTGATCAGGGGCGCTTGACCACTGTTGAACTGGAAACACTCGTCGAAAAAACCAATCGGATTGCTCAGGGAATGCTTGAAAGTTAG
- a CDS encoding esterase-like activity of phytase family protein has product MPSIQSRSPLTSWLLALVLAVTTLLTSCDLPQVSAEDRLFLNLSLDFLDEYQLPKTRFEGTPVGGLSAIAYDRQRDRFYTLSDDRSEFASARFYTLKLTLDGSDSQKPQIQKAEIEGVTFLKDADGKPFTKGSVDPEGLVVSPLRSLFVSSEGVAPKGISPFVKEFNLETGQAQRSLPIPERYIPSPEGEPQTKGVQDNLGLEALTVTPGTFSTNEPFRIFTATESSLVEDKEDPKPDQGAKSRVLHYLVDADRAALLSEHEYILDPIPEGAVMTGLTDLLAIDQGGHFLSLERSFGLAGFQVKLFQLTMGGATDISRQPTLKGSQSGVQPIYKKLLLNLSDLGIPLDNLEGIALGPKLPDKSQSLLLISDDNFQPKQVTQLLLFRLKGIANSL; this is encoded by the coding sequence ATGCCTTCTATCCAATCCCGATCGCCCCTGACTTCCTGGCTGTTAGCACTTGTTCTAGCTGTTACAACGTTGTTGACGAGTTGCGATTTGCCTCAGGTCAGTGCTGAGGATCGGCTATTTCTCAACCTGTCGCTGGACTTTCTAGACGAGTACCAGTTGCCCAAAACGAGGTTTGAGGGCACACCTGTCGGTGGGCTATCTGCGATTGCCTACGATCGCCAGCGCGATCGCTTCTATACCCTTTCCGACGATCGTAGCGAGTTCGCTTCCGCCCGTTTTTATACGCTCAAACTGACGCTGGATGGATCGGATTCCCAAAAACCGCAGATTCAGAAGGCAGAAATTGAAGGCGTGACGTTCCTGAAAGATGCAGATGGCAAACCGTTTACCAAAGGCAGCGTTGATCCGGAAGGGTTGGTTGTGTCACCGTTGCGATCGCTGTTTGTTTCCAGCGAAGGGGTTGCCCCTAAGGGCATTTCGCCGTTTGTAAAGGAATTCAACCTGGAAACGGGGCAAGCCCAGCGAAGTTTACCCATCCCAGAACGCTACATTCCCAGTCCTGAGGGTGAACCGCAGACAAAGGGCGTACAGGATAACCTGGGGCTTGAGGCGTTAACGGTCACTCCGGGAACCTTCTCAACGAATGAACCCTTTCGGATATTTACCGCCACCGAATCTTCCCTGGTTGAAGATAAAGAAGACCCCAAACCTGATCAAGGTGCTAAAAGTCGGGTGTTGCACTATCTCGTTGATGCCGATCGGGCAGCCTTACTTTCCGAACACGAATATATCCTTGACCCTATTCCCGAAGGTGCGGTGATGACTGGGCTGACCGATTTACTGGCGATCGATCAGGGGGGGCACTTCCTCAGCTTAGAACGCTCCTTTGGCCTGGCTGGTTTTCAGGTCAAACTATTTCAACTCACTATGGGAGGAGCCACCGATATTTCAAGGCAACCCACCCTGAAAGGATCGCAATCCGGTGTTCAACCTATTTACAAAAAGCTTTTACTTAACCTGAGCGATTTAGGCATTCCCCTCGACAATTTGGAGGGCATAGCCCTGGGACCCAAACTGCCGGACAAAAGTCAGAGTTTACTCCTGATCAGCGACGACAATTTTCAACCCAAGCAAGTGACTCAATTACTCTTATTTCGCCTCAAGGGAATTGCTAACTCGCTTTAG